The Solea senegalensis isolate Sse05_10M linkage group LG4, IFAPA_SoseM_1, whole genome shotgun sequence genome includes a region encoding these proteins:
- the LOC122767901 gene encoding SH3 and cysteine-rich domain-containing protein 3-like produces MAHYDSLDDKDSVDFHDNPPLPDNVVKEEDNMVYFIYDEEVEEEEREEPPPSEPVKPVNDRPHKFKDHYCKKPKFCDVCARMIVLNNKFALRCKNCKTSIHHQCQSYVEFQRCFGKIPPGFRRAYSSPLYSSQQNATVSQLLPFSQSNRTDPVFETLRIGVIMANKERKKGSEDKKNMMMMMEEDESQPKQEDEGGEGTNTEGDKKGEKAPADDKSKKPQPGKIGVFSQSFYYLALYRFKAIEKDDLDVHAGDRITVIDDSNEEWWRGKIGERTGFIPANYIIRVRAGERVYKVTRSFVGNREMGQITLKKDQIVVKKGDEVNGYLKVSTGRKLGFFPANLLQEI; encoded by the exons ATGGCTCATTATGATTC GTTGGACGACAAGGACTCTGTGGATTTTCATGACAACCCCCCCCTCCCTGATAAtgtggtgaaggaggaggacaacATG GTCTACTTCATCTACGACGAGGAggtagaagaggaggagagggaggagcctCCTCCCTCAGAGCCAGTGAAACCAGTCAATGACAGACCTCACAAGTTCAAAGACCACTACTGCAAGAAACCCAAATTCTGTGACGTCTGCGCTCGCATGATCGTCT TAAACAACAAGTTTGCATTGCGAtgtaaaaactgcaaaaccagCATCCACCACCAGTGTCAGTCCTATGTGGAGTTCCAGAGGTGTTTTGGCAAAATT CCTCCAGGCTTCCGAAGAGCATACAGTTCTCCTCTGTACAGCAGTCAGCAGAACGCCACCGTCTCACAGCTGCTGCCCTTTT CACAGTCGAACCGCactgacccagtgtttgagaCTCTGAGGATCGGTGTGATCATGGCCAACAAGGAGCGCAAGAAAGGCTCCGAGGACAAGAAGAAC atgatgatgatgatggaggaagATGAGTCACAGCCCAAACAAGAGGACGAGGGAGGTGAAGGAA CGAACACAGAAGGAGACAAAAAGGGTGAGAAAGCGCCTGCTGATGACAAG AGTAAAAAGCCTCAGCCGGGAAAGATTGGCGTCTTCAGTCAGTCGTTCTACTACCTGGCCCTCTATCGCTTTAAGGCCATCGAGAAGGACGACCTGGATGTGCA TGCCGGGGACCGCATCACCGTGATAGACGACTCCAATGAGGAGTGGTGGAGG GGGAAGATTGGTGAGAGGACAGGATTCATACCTGCCAACTACATCATCCGAGTGCGAGCAGGAGAGAGAGTCTACAAGGTGACGCGCTCCTTTGTGGGCAACAGAGAGATGGGCCAGATCACTCTGAAGAAGGACcag ATCGTGGTGAAGAAGGGTGACGAGGTGAACGGCTACCTGAAGGTCAGTACGGGACGCAAGCTCGGCTTCTTCCCCGCCAACCTGCTGCAGGAGATCTGA